Part of the Candidatus Methylacidiphilales bacterium genome, CGCGCGTGCCTCCGTTCCCGTCAGCACGAAAACGCGTTGCTGATTGAATTGGAGAGCCGCTCAACAAAAAGCCCCGGAGGACCGGGGCTTTTGATTGGACGGGCTTTGATGGGTTTCGGATCAGGAAGCCTTGTCCCCGGGGCTGAGGAAGCCGAAGGCCAGGGCGGCGACCGCGCCACCGGCAAACCCGCCCACCAGATGGATCCAGATGTTGGCGAAGCTGTTCAGTCCCAGGGTGGTGATGCCGAGGGCCACGGCCGGATTGAAGGCGCCGCCGGAATAGCCGCCGAGGGCGAAGGCGCAGGCCACGACGGTGAAGCCGATGGCCAGTCCGTAGAAGGAATTGCCCGCATTGGCCTTGGTCGTGGCCACATTCAGGACCACGAAGGCGATGGCGAAAGCCCCGAAAAATTCCGCCAGCAGGGGGATGAACGGGCCATTGGCAAAGACGATCGGTTCGATATCGCCGGGGCAGCCTTTCATGTAGCCCACGACAAAAGCCGCGGCCAGGGCGCCGAGGAACTGCCCGGCCAGGTAGCCGGGGACATCGGAAGCCGGACATTTGCCCCGCATCCAAACGGCCAGGGTGACAGCCGGATTGAAGTGCGCGCCCGAGACGTGGCCGAGCGCGAAGATCATCACCATCAGGATCGAGCCGATGGCAAGGGGAGGGATGACCCCTTCTCCTCCGTGGATCACGGTGTGTCCGACGGTGGAGACGAGGAAGAAGGTTCCGATGAATTCTGCGAGGTATTTCTTCATGCGTCCGCGAGCATAACGGGGCGGGCGCCGGAGACAACCGGGATCAGTAGATTTTGGTCGACTCGGTTTCTTCAACCGGACGGACAAGGGCGGTGGAGGTCAGCGAGACCTTGAAACGGCTGTCGCTGGCCTTGGCTCCCTTGACCGTGACTTTCCAAATGGCGGTGGCCCCGGCTTCCAGGGTGGGCAAGGGGGAAAACGTGATGACCCCGCCATTGCTCGTGGCTGTGGTGGCCCCGCCGGCCGAGACAAACATTTCGTTGTCCTCGAGGGTGCAGACGAGGGTGATGTTTTGGTCCGGGGCCGAGCCCTGGTTGGTGGCGCGGATGGTGTAGGCGGTGGTGCCCCCGACCTCGATGGGATCCGGGGCGTCGGTGACTTCGAGCAAGAGGGCGGACAGGCCGGTGACCGCAGTTTGGGCCGAGGCGCTGGCGGTGACCGATGCGGCATCGCGCACGGAAGCCTCGGTGCGGACGGTCCGGGTGTTGGCCGGGCGGACCTCGACCCGCACGGAAGTGGTGGTGTTGGGTCCCATGTCCACGGCGGGCCAGGTGATGAGGTTTTTCACCAACTTCCCGCCATGGGAGGCGGAGACGAAGGTGCACCCGGAAGTGAGCGGACTGGTCAGGACGACGCCGACAGCCTTGCCCTCGCCCTCGTTGGTGACCGTGATCTCGTAACTGAGGGGGCCGCCCCGGGTGGTGGAGGCGGGCGCGGTGATGCGGGCCTTGAGTGCGGGCCCGACCACGCGGATTTGGGTGCGCACGTCTTCCGAGCGGCATTCATTGCTGAGGGCACGAACGGCCAGGGCGAGCGGACCCAGTTTGGCACTCCGGATGGTGCAGGAGATCACGCGTGTTTCGCCCGGGGCCAGAGGGCCCACGTGGAGGGGTTCCCCTTTTCCGTTGCCCGGCAGGACGGCGTCGTTGCCCTTGCCCGCTTCGATCCGGACATGGTTCAGGGCGACCCCGCCCGGGTTGGTTGCCGTCAAGGTCAGGGGGATGTCGGAGCCACGTTCGGCGGATTCCGGCGCGGAAAGCTGCAAGAGCAAAGCCGGTTTGCCCGAGGGATCGGCGACAGTTGGAGCGGAAGGAAGGGGAGCGGCAGTGGAAAGAGGGGGAGCGGCTTGGGTGTCCGAGGTGCCATTCTGGGTGGAACCCGCCTGGCCTTCCGTAGGCGGGATCTGTTGATGGGCACAGGCACCGACGAGGACCATAAAACCGACGGCCAGCAGGCTACGGAGGGACTGTTTCATGCGTGTGTAAGGTGTTGAGCATAAACCCGGAGGCGAGGCCTTGTCACTTTCCAATAAACGGGGGGACTTCCGGGAAAGCCGGGCGATCGTCCACTGGACATGCGGGTGGGGACGGGAGAAGATGGGGCCATGGCCAAAAAAGTCATCGCCCTCACCGGGGCCACCCGCGGCTGCGGACGTGCACTGGTCGATTTTTTTGCGGGGGAAGGCCACACGGTTCTGGGGTGCGGCCGCGATGCACGGGCGCTGGCCGCTTTGAGCGAGGCCCATCCGACCCCCCACGACTTCATGGCGGTGGACCTCCGGGAGGAATCCTCGATCACCCGATGGGCCGGGCAGGTGCTGGAAAACTATGGCCCCCCGGATCTCCTGATCAACAACGCCGCCGTCATCAACACTTCCGCCCCCCTGTGGCAGGTGCCGGGCCCGGAATTTGAAGCCCTCATTGACATCAATGTCAACGGCATGGCCCGCGTGCTCCGCCATTTTCTACCGGCGATGGTGGCCCGGGGTCGCGGGGTGGTGGTCAATTTCAGTTCCGGCTGGGGTCGGTCCGCCGCGCCCCAGGTGGCGCCTTATTGTGCCAGCAAGTGGGCGGTGGAGGGATTGACCGCGGCCCTGGCCCAGGAATTGCCGGCTGGCATGGCCGCAGTGGCCCTGAACCCGGGGATCATTGATACCGACATGTTGCGGTCGTGTTTCGAGGACGGGGCCGCGGCCTATCCCGGGCCTGAGGATTGGGTGCTCGCGGCCGGGCCATTCATCCTCAAGCTTGGCCCACGCGACAACGGTCGCCCGGCCACGGTCCCGGACGTCCCGGCGGAGTGATTTATTTCTGGTTCATTGGATTATTTTTCAATCTGGTGCATCCTAGAGCATATGAGAACATCCACTTCCGTTCATTGGCCCCTCTTCCTTTTCCTTGGCTTGCTTGCGGCCTCCCTCCCCATTTCCCATTCCCATGCGCAAACGGCGGACGATCTCGTCGCTTATCAGGCCGCCACACCGTTCAAGGCCTTCCTGGAACCCGACGTGCGGGTGGTTTCGCCGGGGGCGGTGATTGTCCGTCCGGGGGATTTCGTGCGGGTGGGGGACCGCTATCTGGTGCGCAAGGATGCCGCCCGGGACAAGGCGGAATTGTTCCTGGAAGTGGTGGCGGAATGGATCGAACCGGTCCGGGCCCCCCAGAATCCCGGGGAAATCCGGGTGGCCTTGGTGGCCGGAACGGTGGAAGCGGCTCCACCCACAGACCCGGCAAAGTTTTCTCCGGTTACCGTTGGCACGGTTTTGCCTGCCGGCAGTACCCTTCGTTGTGGCCCGGATAGCCAGGCCGGGGTCACGATCGGCGAGCGTTCCGCAGCGCGTTTCATCGCCGGCAGCGTGGGCACGCTCAGTTTGGAAGCACCCGCCGGAACAGGGGTGGAGAAGGTGCGCATCAACCTCAAGTCGGGCGCGGTTTTCAACAAGATCCGTTCGTTCAACAAGAATGTCGACTACCAGGTCCAAACCCCCCAGGCCATCGCCGCGGCCCGGGGCACGGATTTTGTGGCCGTGGCCCTGCCCACGGTGACCGATGTGTGGATCGCCGAGGGCACGGTGGAATTGATGGATACAACAGGCAAGTCGGTCGGCACGGTGTCGGCCGAGGAAGCCGGGGCCTTGAAAATCATCCGCTATCCCCAGACTCCGGAACCGGTGGCCAATGCCGAGGCCAACAGTCTGACCATGAGCGTGGCCATGTCGCTCATTCCGCAGCTCAACCAGAACACCTCGGCCCTGCGGGCGAGGGAAAATCTCAACGCGGAAGATTTCGGTTACCTCCAAGGCGTCCACCGGGTGACCTACCTGGTCCGGGCCACCAAGCCCCAGCCCTGAGGCGGAGGACTACTTCTCTTTTTTGTCGGGAGCGGACGGGCGTACGGCCTGGATCTTGAAGTCTTCCACCAGGCGCTTGGCGCCGGGGCTGCGGGGGGCCAGGGCGATGAGGTCGCGGCTGATGCTGATCATGGTCTGGTTGATCCGTTGCGCTTCCGGGAGGACTTTCACCATCTGCGACCACTGGGCGCCAAGGGCGCTGCGCTGACGCAGGGTCACGAAAAGATCGAAGGAGGAAAACAGCACAAGGGCGGCCAGTACGATGACCAAGGGCGTGAAGGGGGAATAGTTTTTGTCCATAATCAGCCTATCTGGAAGGGGAGGGGGTGGAGGTAGGGGTGGCGGAGGCGGGGGCCGCGGTCTGGGGCGTGCCCGAGGACGGGCTTTTCTTGGGCAGGTTGACCTTCAGGTTGTGTTGCCGGAGCAGATCGTTGAGGTCCGGTTCCCGCTGGGCTTCTTGGGCCAGTCGGAGCACCAATTCGCGCAGGAGCGGTTCGGCCCGCTGGGCCTGGGTGATGGTGGCCTGCGCGGCCAACATCTTGCCCTGTCGGCTGCTGGTTTCGATGACGAGGATGATTTTGACGGCCACCAACAGGGCAAACAAGCCGGCCAACACATTCAAAATCAGGAACTGGGTTCGGGACATGAGGGCAGACACTGCCGGGGCTTCGGTCACACGGCAAGTGCCGTCTTTTGCCCTTGCCGAGAGCATTCTCCTTGCCCACCATGACGGGCTCTTATGGTTCCCGAATCTGAATTCGCCCACGACGATCCCCGCGTCATCGATGAGCCCGCTTCATGGCTTGAAAAAAACCAAAGCACCGTCGGTGCCATCGCCGTTCTGGTTTTTCTGGCCGTCGCCGCCGGCGTTTGGTGGTGGCAGGGGCGCCAAGCCGCCGCCGAGGAAGCCTGCAACCAGCTCGTGCATGCCAGCGAACCCACCGCTTGGAAAAAAATCCTCCAAACCCATGCCGACACTCCGGCCGCCCCCTTGGCTTTGATGCGCCTGGCTGGCGCCGCCCGGGAAAAATCGGATTGGAACGAGGCCCTGGCCTACACCGACCAATTCCTGCGCGATTACCGCAGTCATTCCTTCTATCCCCTGATGCAGCTTTCCCGTGCCGAGACGCTCGAAGCGGCCGGCCGGCTGGACGAAGCCCTGCAGGCCTACGAGCTTGTCCACAACGCAAAACCGACCCACCCGTTGCTCGGTGGTGCGGTCCTCGGCATGGCGCGGATTCATCTGGCCAAAAAAGAAACCACGGCGGCGCGCACGGTACTTTCCGATTATCTGGCCACGGGTCGTGCCGGGGCTTATGCCGCGGAAGTTTCCCAGAAACTCAAGGCCCTTCCCGCCCCCGAGACCGCGCCGGTGATGTTGGATACGCCCAAGCCCTGAGCTCCAAGAGCTGAAGGTGAAGGTGGGAGGGAGTCCGGGGAAAGGATTCCCCGGCTACAAAAGACGCAGCAAGGGCCCGGGCCTCAAATGTGTTTGGAATCGGTCTCGTCTTTGGCGGTGTAACCACTGTCCTGGCGCTGGTGGTTGACCTGGTTTTTCTTCAGGTAGGCCTGGTAGACATCCTCCGCGCTCATGCCCAGCACCTGGGCGATGGAGATGAGGAAATGGAAAAGATCGACCACCTCGACCCGGGCGTTTTGCTGGTCGAACTGTTGGTACTTGGCCCACCACTTCCACGGCACGGAGTCGACGAGTTCAGCCAGCTCCTGGTTCATGGCCCGGGTGTAGTTGAGCACCCACTTGACTTTTTCTTCTTCGGTCAGGCGGTCGGCGTGCATGCCGATGCGTTGGTTGAGCTGGTCCTGGAGACGGAAGATTTCCTCGAGTTTGTCCGGTTGCATCCCTGTTGTTTACAGATCCGTCCCCGCTTTGTACAGGTGGAAAAGCACGGCAGGGGGTCTTGCTTTCCCCTTGGCATGGCCCCGCCGGTGACTACATTGCCCCTTCAATACCTATGGAAAATGTCGTCATCATTGGGTCGGGCTGTGCGGGTTGGACCGCCGCCGTTTACACCGCACGGGCCAATCTCCAACCCCTCCTCATCACCGGCATCCAACCCGGCGGCCTCCTCACCACCACCACCATCGTCGAAAATTTCCCCGGCTTCTCCAAGGGCATTGACGGCAACCAGCTCATGGTCGAGATGCAGGAACAGGCCACACGTTTCGGAACGCGCGTCCAATACATGAGCACGGTCGATTCGGTCGACCTTTCCAAACGGCCGTTCACCCTCACCGTCGACAATAAACAAATCCAAACCCGCTCGATCATCATCGCCGTCGGGGCCGGCCACCGACACCTCGGCATTCCCGGGGAGCAGCTTCTGGAAAACAAGGGCGTGACCTATTGTGCCACCTGCGACGGAGCCCTCCCGATGTTCCGCAACCAGCCGCTGGTCGTGGTGGGCGGCGGCGATTCTGCCTGTGAAGAAGCGATGTACCTGACCCGTTTTGGCTCTGTTG contains:
- a CDS encoding aquaporin, producing MKKYLAEFIGTFFLVSTVGHTVIHGGEGVIPPLAIGSILMVMIFALGHVSGAHFNPAVTLAVWMRGKCPASDVPGYLAGQFLGALAAAFVVGYMKGCPGDIEPIVFANGPFIPLLAEFFGAFAIAFVVLNVATTKANAGNSFYGLAIGFTVVACAFALGGYSGGAFNPAVALGITTLGLNSFANIWIHLVGGFAGGAVAALAFGFLSPGDKAS
- a CDS encoding SDR family NAD(P)-dependent oxidoreductase — translated: MAKKVIALTGATRGCGRALVDFFAGEGHTVLGCGRDARALAALSEAHPTPHDFMAVDLREESSITRWAGQVLENYGPPDLLINNAAVINTSAPLWQVPGPEFEALIDINVNGMARVLRHFLPAMVARGRGVVVNFSSGWGRSAAPQVAPYCASKWAVEGLTAALAQELPAGMAAVALNPGIIDTDMLRSCFEDGAAAYPGPEDWVLAAGPFILKLGPRDNGRPATVPDVPAE
- a CDS encoding FecR family protein, with the translated sequence MRTSTSVHWPLFLFLGLLAASLPISHSHAQTADDLVAYQAATPFKAFLEPDVRVVSPGAVIVRPGDFVRVGDRYLVRKDAARDKAELFLEVVAEWIEPVRAPQNPGEIRVALVAGTVEAAPPTDPAKFSPVTVGTVLPAGSTLRCGPDSQAGVTIGERSAARFIAGSVGTLSLEAPAGTGVEKVRINLKSGAVFNKIRSFNKNVDYQVQTPQAIAAARGTDFVAVALPTVTDVWIAEGTVELMDTTGKSVGTVSAEEAGALKIIRYPQTPEPVANAEANSLTMSVAMSLIPQLNQNTSALRARENLNAEDFGYLQGVHRVTYLVRATKPQP
- a CDS encoding dUTPase, whose protein sequence is MQPDKLEEIFRLQDQLNQRIGMHADRLTEEEKVKWVLNYTRAMNQELAELVDSVPWKWWAKYQQFDQQNARVEVVDLFHFLISIAQVLGMSAEDVYQAYLKKNQVNHQRQDSGYTAKDETDSKHI
- the trxB gene encoding thioredoxin-disulfide reductase is translated as MENVVIIGSGCAGWTAAVYTARANLQPLLITGIQPGGLLTTTTIVENFPGFSKGIDGNQLMVEMQEQATRFGTRVQYMSTVDSVDLSKRPFTLTVDNKQIQTRSIIIAVGAGHRHLGIPGEQLLENKGVTYCATCDGALPMFRNQPLVVVGGGDSACEEAMYLTRFGSVVYLIHRRDTLRASRIMAERTLANPKIRPVWDSVVEGILDPAQDRVTGVKLKNLKSGEISLLECAGVFVAVGHTPNTRIFQGQLDLDEAGYVRLHGGSRTSVEGVFVGGDCADSVYRQAVTAAGMGCMAAIDCERWLAGLTDG